In Papaver somniferum cultivar HN1 chromosome 1, ASM357369v1, whole genome shotgun sequence, a genomic segment contains:
- the LOC113289276 gene encoding coatomer subunit alpha-1-like — MLTKFETKSNRVKGLSFHSKRPWILASLHSGVIQLWDYRMGTLIDRFDEHDGPVRGVHFHISQPLFVSGGDDYKIKVWNYKMHRCLFTLLGHLDYIRTVQFHNEYPWIVSASDDQTIRIWNWQSRTCVSVLTGHNHYVMCATFHPKEDLVVSASLDQTVRVWDIGALRKKTVSPADDILRLSQMNTDLFGGVDAIVKYVLEGHDRGVNWASFHPSLPLIVSGADDRQVKLWRMNDTKAWEVDTLRGHMNNVSCVMFHARQDIIVSNSEDKSIRVWDVTKRTGVQTFRREHDRFWILALHPEMNLLAAGHDSGMIVFKLERERPAYSVSGDSLFYAKDRFLRFYEFSSRKDAQVIPIRRPGSNTLNQGPRTMSYSPTENAILICSDVDGGSYELYIVPKDNLGRGDGVLDAKRGLGGSAIFVARNRFAVLDKSNNQVLVKNLKNEIVKKSALPLATDAIFYAGTGNLLCRSEDRVVIFDLQQRLVLGDLQTPFVKYVVWSNDLDTVALLSKHAIVIASKKLVHRCTLHETIRVKSGAWDDNGVFIYTTLNHIKYCLPNGDSGIIRTLDVPIYMTKVSGNIIHCLDRDGKNRAIAIDPTEYVFKLALLDKKYNQVMNMIRNSQLCGQAMIAYLQQKGFPEVALHFVKDEKTRFNLALESGNIQVAVASAKEIDEKDHWYRLGVEALRQGNAGIVEYAYQRTKNFERLSFLYLITGNIDKLSKMLKIAEVKNDVMGQFHNALYLGDIRERVKILENAGQFPLAYITASVHGFQDVAERLAVELGDNVPSLPEGKKSSLLMPPNPIMCGGDWPLLRVMKGIFEGGLDDLGRGAEEEEEDAADGDWGGGLDIVDPDQNGDVEVVDEDGVTNEGNDEEGGWDLEDLELPPEIDTPKAPGNARSSVFVCPTPGMPVSQIWVQKSSLASEHAAAGNFDTAMRLLSRQLGIKNFAPLKSMFLDLHTGSHTYVRAFASSPVITLAVERGWSESASPNVRGPPALVFKFSELEERLQAGYKLTTNGKFTDALKLFLGILHTIPLIVVESRREVDEVKELIIITKEYVLGCQMELKRRETKDNPIRQQELAAYFTHCNLKMPHLRLALLNAMTVCYKGKNFNTAANFARRFLETNPTVENQAKTARQVLQAAERNPKDETQLNYDFRNPFVVCGATHVPIYRGQKDVACPYCCSRFVPAQDGQFCAVCDLSVVGSDASGLLCSPPQIR, encoded by the exons ATGTTAACAAAATTTGAAACGAAGAGTAATCGAGTCAAGGGTTTGAGTTTTCATAGCAAGAGACCATGGATCCTTGCCAGTCTTCACAGTGGTGTTATCCAGCTTTGGGATTACAGAATGGGTACTCTTATTGATAGATTTGACGAACATGATGGACCTGTTAGAGGAGTTCATTTCCACATATCTCAGCCATTGTTCGTCTCTGGAG GGGATGATTACAAGATCAAAGTATGGAATTACAAAATGCATCGGTGTTTGTTCACCCTACTTGGACATCTTGATTATATTCGTACTGTTCAGTTCCACAATGAGTACCCGTGGATTGTTAGTGCAAGTGATGACCAGACTATAAGAATATGGAATTGGCAGTCTCGGACTTGTGTTTCTGTGTTGACCGGGCATAACCACTATGTCATGTGTGCAACCTTCCATCCTAAAGAGGATCTCGTTGTCTCAGCTTCCTTGGATCAGACAGTTCGTGTCTGGGATATTGGTGCACTGAGGAAGAAGACAGTTTCCCCTGCTGATGACATCTTAAGGTTAAGTCAGATGAACACTGATTTATTTGGTGGAGTTGATGCCATTGTCAAGTATGTCTTGGAGGGTCATGATCGGGGagtcaactgggcatcatttcaTCCCAGCTTGCCTCTTATAGTTTCTGGAGCAGATGATCGTCAAGTAAAACTATGGAGAATGAACG ATACAAAGGCGTGGGAAGTAGATACATTAAGGGGACACATGAATAATGTATCATGTGTTATGTTCCACGCTAGGCAGGACATAATTGTGTCCAATTCAGAAGACAAAAGTATCCGTGTCTGGGATGTAACGAAGCGCACTGGGGTTCAGACATTCCGCAGAGAGCATGATCGATTCTGGATACTTGCACTGCATCCAGAAATGAACCTTCTGGCTGCTGGTCATGATAGTGGTATGATTGTTTTTAAGTTGGAAAGAGAGCGCCCTGCTTATTCTGTGAGCGGCGACTCACTATTCTATGCTAAAGATCGTTTTCTGCGCTTCTATGAGTTCTCATCTCGAAAAGACGCACAAGTAATTCCCATTCGAAGGCCTGGTTCAAATACATTGAATCAAGGTCCAAGAACTATGTCGTATAGTCCCACTGAAAATGCCATACTGATCTGTTCGGATGTGGATGGAGGTTCATATGAACTTTATATAGTGCCCAAAGACAACTTGGGTAGAGGTGATGGTGTTCTAGATGCCAAAAGGGGACTTGGAGGATCAGCAATATTTGTGGCCCGAAACAGGTTTGCGGTTCTGGATAAAAGCAACAACCAAGTGTTGGTGAAAAACCTTAAAAATGAAATCGTGAAGAAGAGTGCTCTTCCTTTAGCTACTGATGCAATATTCTATGCTGGAACTGGGAATTTATTGTGCAGATCAGAGGATAGAGTGGTGATTTTTGACCTCCAGCAGAGGCTGGTTCTTGGTGATCTGCAGACTCCTTTTGTTAAGTATGTTGTTTGGTCTAATGACTTGGATACCGTCGCGTTGCTAAGTAAACATGCTATTGTTATTGCCAGTAAGAAACTTGTGCACCGCTGTACCCTTCATGAGACAATCCGTGTAAAGAGCGGTGCATGGGATGATAATGGTGTCTTCATTTACACCACACTGAATCACATTAAATACTGCCTTCCAAATGGTGATAGTGGAATCATCAGGACTCTTGATGTTCCGATTTACATGACAAAGGTTAGTGGAAATATCATCCACTGCTTGGATCGAGATGGGAAAAACCGTGCTATAGCTATTGATCCCACAGAGTATGTCTTCAAGCTCGCACTTCTCGATAAGAAATACAACCAGGTTATGAACATGATCAGGAATTCACAGCTCTGTGGACAGGCCATGATAGCATATCTGCAGCAAAAAGGTTTCCCCGAAGTTGCGCTCCATTTCGTTAAAGATGAAAAGACTCGCTTTAACCTGGCACTGGAAAGTGGAAATATCCAGGTAGCTGTTGCTTCAGCAAAGGAGATTGATGAGAAAGACCACTGGTATAGGTTGGGCGTAGAAGCTCTACGTCAGGGTAATGCTGGCATCGTAGAATATGCCTATCAGAGGACAAAGAACTTTGAGAGGCTATCTTTTCTCTATCTCATTACAGGTAATATAGATAAGCTGTCAAAAATGCTTAAAATCGCTGAAGTTAAGAATGATGTGATGGGTCAGTTCCATAATGCCCTCTACCTGGGTGATATCCGCGAGCGAGTAAAGATCTTGGAGAATGCTGGTCAATTTCCCCTTGCATACATTACAGCTTCTGTTCACGGGTTCCAAGATGTTGCTGAGCGGCTGGCAGTGGAGTTGGGAGACAATGTTCCCTCTTTGCCGGAGGGGAAAAAGTCCTCACTTCTGATGCCTCCAAATCCCATCATGTGTGGTGGAGATTGGCCCTTGTTGAGGGTTATGAAAGGCATTTTCGAGGGTGGTCTCGATGATCTGGGGAGGGgagcagaggaggaagaagaagatgcagcCGACGGTGATTGGGGTGGGGGCTTGGATATTGTTGATCCTGATCAAAATGGGGACGTTGAAGTGGTGGACGAAGATGGGGTGACAAATGAAGGGAATGACGAGGAGGGAGGATGGGATCTTGAGGACCTTGAGCTCCCGCCAGAAATTGATACTCCAAAGGCTCCGGGCAATGCTCGCTCTTCAGTATTTGTCTGCCCAACCCCTGGCATGCCTGTGAGCCAGATCTGGGTCCAAAAATCATCTCTTGCAAGTGAGCATGCTGCAGCTGGCAATTTTGATACCGCGATGCGCTTGCTGAGTCGACAACTGGGTATAAAGAACTTTGCTCCTTTGAAATCCATGTTTCTTGATCTGCATACTGGTAGCCACACATATGTTCGTGCTTTCGCTTCGTCTCCTGTTATCACATTGGCAGTAGAAAGAGGGTGGAGCGAGTCTGCTAGTCCTAATGTTAGAGGCCCACCTGCTCTCGTGTTTAAGTTTTCTGAGTTGGAAGAAAGGCTTCAGGCTGGTTACAAGTTAACCACTAACGGGAAGTTTACTGACGCTCTAAAGCTCTTCCTTGGTATCCTGCACACCATTCCTTTGATTGTTGTGGAGTCGAGGAGGGAAGTTGATGAAGTCAAGGAGTTGATCATTATAACCAAGGAATACGTGTTGGGGTGTCAGATGGAGCTTAAGAGGAGGGAAACTAAAGACAATCCTATACGCCAGCAGGAGCTAGCTGCTTATTTCACTCACTGCAATCTTAAGATGCCTCATCTCAGACTTGCTTTGCTGAATGCAATGACTGTTTGCTACAAGGGAAAGAATTTCAACACTGCAGCCAACTTCGCCAGGCGGTTTTTGGAGACCAACCCGACAGTGGAGAATCAAGCGAAGACAGCCCGACAAGTTTTGCAAGCTGCTGAGAGGAATCCAAAGGATGAGACCCAGCTGAACTACGACTTTAGGAACCCATTTGTGGTTTGTGGGGCAACTCATGTGCCGATTTATCGCGGACAGAAAGATGTTGCATGCCCATATTGTTGTTCACGGTTTGTGCCTGCCCAGGATGGCCAGTTCTGTGCCGTTTGTGATCTTTCAGTTGTTGGATCAGATGCATCTGGTCTGCTTTGTTCTCCTCCCCAGATAAGATAG
- the LOC113289286 gene encoding aldehyde dehydrogenase family 3 member F1, producing the protein MRNRVNVSKVGESENSSQAGMDFSDDQVVLNSESLEVRLEKLRETYKNGKTRSSAWRKTQLKAILKLLRENEDEIYKALDDDLGKPRVETYRDEIGVLVKSLNFALSSLDKWMSPKSGRIPLLFFPASGEVVPEPLGLVLIFSSWNFPLNLALEPVIGAISAGNTVVLKPSELAPSCSSFLANTIPWYLDNDAIKVIEGGPDVGAQLLEHKWDKIFFTGNPRVGRIVMTAAAKHLTPVTLELGGKCPAIVDSHLSSSNLKVAVDRIAWGKWGTCAGQTCASVDYVLVEEKLAPTLIELLKKTLKKFQCEDPKNVARVVNKRHFLRLTNLLQDPGVRDSIVHGGSQDEAKLLIEPTILLDPPLEAEIMTEEIFGPLLPVITVKSIDESIEFINQRPKPLALYAFTNDENLKKRVVSQTSSGSVTFNDVIVHLVCDELPFGGVGQSGFGKYHGKYSFDTFSHGKGVLRRSFLIEIGPRFPPWNDFKLAFVKLCYEFDYFGLLLLMLGLKRY; encoded by the exons ATGAGAAATAGAGTGAATGTATCTAAAGTAGGCGAATCAGAGAATTCGAGTCAAGCTGGAATGGATTTTTCTGATGATCAAGTCGTATTGAATAGTGAGAGTTTGGAAGTGAGATTAGAGAAACTAAGAGAGACATATAAAAATGGGAAAACTAGGAGTTCTGCTTGGAGAAAAACTCAATTGAAAGCTATTCTTAAACTTCTTcgtgaaaatgaagatgaaatttaCAAAGCTTTAGATGATGATCTTGGAAAGCCACGCGTTGAAACATACCGCGATGAA ATTGGAGTTCTGGTGAAATCCTTAAATTTTGCTTTAAGCAGTTTGGATAAGTGGATGTCCCCTAAATCT GGAAGAATACCACTGCTCTTTTTTCCAGCCTCGGGAGAAGTAGTACCTGAACCCCTTGGCCTTGTTCTCATTTTCTCCTCATGGAACTTCCCGTTAA ATTTAGCATTGGAACCGGTGATTGGAGCCATATCCGCTGGAAACACTGTGGTTCTAAAACCATCAGAGCTTGCAccctcatgttcatcatttctagCCAACACCATCCCTTGGTACTTGGACAATGATGCCATTAAAGTCATTGAAGGTGGACCAGACGTTGGGGCACAGCTATTAGAACATAAATGGGACAAGATATTCTTCACTG GAAATCCAAGAGTTGGACGTATTGTCATGACTGCTGCAGCAAAGCATCTAACACCTGTTACTCTCGAGTTAGGTGGGAAATGCCCTGCTATTGTTGATTCCCACTTGAGCTCCTCAAATTTGAAG GTGGCTGTAGACAGAATAGCATGGGGGAAATGGGGGACCTGTGCTGGTCAAACATGCGCATCAGTTGATTATGTACTTGTTGAAGAAAAACTAGCTCCTACATTG ATTGAGCTATTGAAGAAGACACTCAAGAAGTTCCAATGTGAAGATCCCAAAAATGTTGCTAGAGTTGTAAACAAGAGGCATTTTCTAAGATTAACCAATCTCCTACAGGACCCTGGAGTTCGGGATTCCATTGTGCATGGTGGCTCACAGGATGAAGCAAAACT GTTAATTGAGCCAACAATTTTGTTGGATCCTCCACTGGAAGCTGAGATCATGACTGAAGAAATCTTTGGCCCATTGCTCCCAGTAATCACA GTAAAAAGCATTGACGAGAGCATAGAGTTTATAAATCAAAGGCCTAAACCTCTGGCTCTATATGCTTTCACCAACGATGAAAATCTCAAGAAGCGGGTggtatcacaaacatcttcaggAAGTGTAACATTCAACGATGTCATTGTACAT CTTGTGTGCGATGAATTGCCATTTGGAGGTGTTGGCCAAAGTGGGTTTGGGAAGTACCATGGAAAATACTCTTTCGATACATTTAGCCACGGGAAAGGAGTTCTTCGCCGCAGTTTCTTAATTGAAATTGGACCTAGGTTTCCTCCATGGAATGACTTCAAGTTGGCATTCGTCAAATTGTGTTATGAGTTCGATTACTTTGGATTGCTTCTTCTCATGTTGGGTCTGAAGAGATATTAG